The DNA segment GTTTCTGCACAACATCCTCGAGCGGGGCGGCGCCCAGGATGCGATGGTGCTGTTCGTCGCGTTTCGCGGACGAGAGCCGCGCATCGACGCCTTGTTGCGCCACAGTGGCATTGCGGCCTGATGGGGCGGGCCGGTCTGCAACCTGAGGAGTTGGAACGCCTGCAGCAGGCGCTGGTCGAAAGCATGGACAGCGCCGGTTGCATGCCGCTGGACGTGGCGCACGGCTTTCTCAGCGCGACAGCGGCCAGCGATGCACTGCGCCCGACCCTGCACCTGCGCGTGCTCGGTGGGCTCGCCGGGGATGCTGGATTGCGTGAACTGGTCGGTCGGTTTGACCAGCAGCTGCTCGACGACCTGCGCAGTGCCGAGTATGGTCCCCTGATCCTGCAGCTGCCGCGTGACGATGGCAGCACACTGCCGCTGCCGTATGGCTGGTGCCAGGGCTACGCGGCCGGTGTCGAGGCGCTCGGCGAAGCGCAGCGCGACCGGCTGTTCGAGGATCAGCAGGCCAGCGCGCTGCTGGCGCCGATACTGTCTTTCCTGATGTACGAAGAGGCGCAGTGGTTCGCGCCACCGGACGAGGCGGCGCACCGCGAAACGGTCGGTGAACTCGGCGACGCGGCGGTCGGGCTGTTTGCCTGGTGGCAACGGCAATCCGGCGATTGAGCACGCCGTGAGAACCGGGACCGCGGCGTGCCCGCCGGCCCGCTATCCTTTGCCAGGCTGACTTCTAGACTTGAGGGCGGACACCCGCCGAGCGAAACCGATGCAACCACCGATGCGCGTCCTTCTCGTCGCCCTGTGCACCCTTGCCGGCACCGTGTCCGGTGCGCACATCACCGATCAGCTGGTCGTCGGTCTGTACGACGGCCCTGCCGCCGAAGGTACGCCGTCCCGGCTGCTGTCCAGCGGTACGCCGCTCGAGGTGCTTCGCCGTGAGGGAACATTTGCCGAGGTGCGGCTCGCAGACGATACCCGGGGCTGGGTCGAGTCGACCTATGTCACCGAAGAAAAGCCGGCCAAGGCGATGTTGCTGGAAACCCAGGCGAAACTGCGGCAGATGGGCCTCGAACTGGCTGCGCTGCGTGAAAAGCAGACTTCCGGCGAGGTCGCGTCGCCGGTCGCGGCCGGCGCCGGCCTGCCCAGCGCGCGCGACGCCCAGTTGCAGCAGGCGTTGCACGCGGCCGAACAGCGCATTGCACAGCTCGAGGCACAGCAGGATGCCACGCCCGGGCGGGACACGGAGGATGCGCAGCGGCTGCAGGCGCTCGAGGAGCGCGTCGCGCAAGCGGTCGCGTTGCTTTCTCCCGGCGCGCCGGCCACTGCCGAATCGCCCGCACCGCTGGGCCCGATCGAGCGGTTCCGCAGCTGGATCGTCGGCGCGATCGCGTTGCTGCTCGGTTTCGGCGGCGGTGTCGCCTATGTCGACTACCGTATCCGCAGGCGCTATCACGGTTTCAGATTGTGACCGGCGTGCTGCCGGCATTTCTGCTACCCAACATCTGCGCCATCCGCTAGCATCGCAGCCGCATTACGCACGACAACGGTGCAGCGGTGCGTCTGCATGGCGGCACCGTGCACGCAGGAATCCCGTAATCAGCGCACCAGACTCGAAATGGATCGGTTCTTGCCGGTGTCTGGGGCAGAGATGGGTCGCTAGGACAATGCCACGAGGTTAGATATGGCAAAGACGACGAAGAAGAGTGCAGGCAAGGCAACGGGATCGGCCGGTGCGCCGGTTGCGGTGAAAAAGAAGACGACCAGCAAGAAGGTCGCGGCAAAGAAGAAGGTGGTGAAAAAAACCGTGGCCAAGAAGGCGGCGGCAACCGGCGCCGTGGCGAAACCGGCCACACGTGCCCAGAAGGTCGCGAGTGCTCCGGCGGCTGCGGCCAAGTCCGGCAGCGCCGTGCGGCGCATCAGCTCGGCCGAGCGTCATCGAATGATCGCCGAGGCCGCCTATCTCCGGGCCGAGTCGCAGGGCTTCCTCAGCGATGAGCACGAGGACTGGGTGATCGCGGAGTCCGAGGTCGACGCGCGGTTGCGCAAGGCCAAGGTCGAGATCACCGGTTGAGCGCAGGCGGCACGCGGTCGAGATCCGCGGGCCGTCGACGGGGACGCAGACCGGAACGGGTCACGCCGCTTCGGTGTCGCCGTTGTTCAGTGCGCGCCGAACAGCGCGCGTTCGGTCGTCGCGCACAGGATATGGCCGATCATGATCTGACCCTCCTGGATGCGTGGCGTGTCGGTCGACGGGATCCTGATGCAGTGGCGGCACAGGGCGGCCATGTTGCCGCCTGTCGCACCGGTCAGGCCGATCGTGACCAGACCGCGCTGACCGGCGGTCGCCAGTGCCCGCACGATGTTCGGTGAGTTGCCCGAGGTCGAGATCGCGATGAACACGTCGCCGGGTCGGCCGCTGGCCTCGATCTGGCGGCTGAACAGGCTCTCGAATCCGTAGTCGTTGCCAATGCCGGTCAGGATCGAGGTGTCGGTGGTCAGCGCCATCGCCGGCAGTGCGGGTCGATCGATCGTGAAACGGCTGACCAGTTCGGCGGCGATGTGCTGGGCGTCCGCGGCGCTGCCGCCATTGCCGGCGACCAACACCTTGCCGTCGTTGCGATAGGTCCCGACGATCAGTCCGGCGACCTCCTCGATCTGTGCGATCAGTTCGGTGTCCGCCAGGATCGCCTCCTTGACGGAGATCGAGTCGGTGATTTGCTGCTCGACGAATCCGTCGGGTATCTGGGTCATCCTGGTTGCCTGCGGGTCGGTGGTCCGGGTATGCGGTGCTCGTGGCGATTGTAGACTGCCGGGCGCCTCAGATATCCGCCTCGATCTCACCGCTTTCCAGCAGTCGACCGATGCGTTGCAGATTCGATTCCCAGTCGTAACGTTCGAGGACGCA comes from the Chromatiaceae bacterium genome and includes:
- a CDS encoding UPF0149 family protein is translated as MGRAGLQPEELERLQQALVESMDSAGCMPLDVAHGFLSATAASDALRPTLHLRVLGGLAGDAGLRELVGRFDQQLLDDLRSAEYGPLILQLPRDDGSTLPLPYGWCQGYAAGVEALGEAQRDRLFEDQQASALLAPILSFLMYEEAQWFAPPDEAAHRETVGELGDAAVGLFAWWQRQSGD
- a CDS encoding D-sedoheptulose 7-phosphate isomerase is translated as MTQIPDGFVEQQITDSISVKEAILADTELIAQIEEVAGLIVGTYRNDGKVLVAGNGGSAADAQHIAAELVSRFTIDRPALPAMALTTDTSILTGIGNDYGFESLFSRQIEASGRPGDVFIAISTSGNSPNIVRALATAGQRGLVTIGLTGATGGNMAALCRHCIRIPSTDTPRIQEGQIMIGHILCATTERALFGAH
- a CDS encoding DUF2934 domain-containing protein, translated to MIAEAAYLRAESQGFLSDEHEDWVIAESEVDARLRKAKVEITG
- a CDS encoding TIGR04211 family SH3 domain-containing protein: MRVLLVALCTLAGTVSGAHITDQLVVGLYDGPAAEGTPSRLLSSGTPLEVLRREGTFAEVRLADDTRGWVESTYVTEEKPAKAMLLETQAKLRQMGLELAALREKQTSGEVASPVAAGAGLPSARDAQLQQALHAAEQRIAQLEAQQDATPGRDTEDAQRLQALEERVAQAVALLSPGAPATAESPAPLGPIERFRSWIVGAIALLLGFGGGVAYVDYRIRRRYHGFRL